The genomic interval AAATAGGACTTATGAAGCTGAGTCAAAATCTCGAAGAGAAAGAGGCACGCTTAGAGCCTCTAATTGAAGGGCTTTTAGAGATCGAAGAGAAAGTTGAGATGATGCAAAGAGGCTAAAAAACCTCACTGCATCAGGCTTTAAAGGTTGAAAGCGTCGTATCAAGACTCTGAGAAGACTCAAGCATTGTTTGAGAAATGCGAGAAAGTTCCCCTGCAATTTTTTCATTGTTATCGGATAAGCTCAGTGTTTTTTTCATCTGTTCCATCATTTGATTGGTCAGATGGGATATCTCAACCACTTTTTTAGAGGCTTTTTTAGAGACATCAATTGAGACTAATGTACGATTTTTGGTCTCTTCCGTCGCACTTTGAACGCCAAATGCGTTTTGGGAAATTTGGCTAATATTTTCAGCATTGACTTCCATGTTGGAACTGAGTTGCGTCACACCTTGAACAATTACCCCAATCGTCGCATCAATCTCAGCCAGTGATTTTTGGGTACGTTCAGCCAGTTTTCGCACTTCATCCGCCACAACCGCAAATCCGCGACCATGTTCCCCTGCACGGGCAGCTTCAATAGCGGCATTGAGGGCTAGCAAATTGGTCTGATCCGCAATATCTTTGATCATTGCCAACACGCCTTTAATCTGCTCAGTTTGGGCAACCACACTTTGGATCTGATGTGCCATCTCTTGCTCAGAATCACTCGCCGCATTGATTTTTTGCACCACTTCATTGAGCGATAGACTCATCGTTTCTAAAACACTAAACGAGGAGCTATTGTCTTCAACCGTATGAATCGCCAGCTCTTCGGAGAGGTCAAGATCGGCTTCAATGTCTTTCATCAAATCAAACGACATTTTAATCTGTTGAGCTTGTTCGATCACACCTTGAGAAAAGGCAACCGCATTGGAGTTGAGCATTTCACCCGTGTGTTCAACGTTTTGTGAAATTTTTTGTGAACTTAAAATGATTGATTG from Sulfurospirillum multivorans DSM 12446 carries:
- a CDS encoding methyl-accepting chemotaxis protein, coding for MRKGIGLKIGLTLIPLLLGSFIVLQFFIVGEFKKSSQMQSENNLNLLSQSVFQTVRAAMNLGDRALIEKSLQEAGAMKGIKELKIHQSQAVIDTFGIDAKLSTDTAVVNIFKNPTHHNITLDDEKGHRLRLLKPLIAEPDCLACHATSQKGDVLGVMDMTFSFAEIDAYIGDVSWKLVSIFSLSLLITSVLMMWVLKRVVGNPLEILLERVRDLSSGNGDLTARVKINSQDEMGEIAQFINIFIEKIQSIILSSQKISQNVEHTGEMLNSNAVAFSQGVIEQAQQIKMSFDLMKDIEADLDLSEELAIHTVEDNSSSFSVLETMSLSLNEVVQKINAASDSEQEMAHQIQSVVAQTEQIKGVLAMIKDIADQTNLLALNAAIEAARAGEHGRGFAVVADEVRKLAERTQKSLAEIDATIGVIVQGVTQLSSNMEVNAENISQISQNAFGVQSATEETKNRTLVSIDVSKKASKKVVEISHLTNQMMEQMKKTLSLSDNNEKIAGELSRISQTMLESSQSLDTTLSTFKA